From the genome of Methanobrevibacter smithii ATCC 35061, one region includes:
- a CDS encoding ATP synthase subunit A, whose product MIIEGKIIKIAGPVIIADGMRGAQMYEMVRVGEQKLIGEIIELEGDTATIQVYEETAGIQPGEVVESTGGPLSVELGPGVMGSIFDGIQRPLELIREESGDFIARGVDAESISKEKKWTFKPVAKVGDKVKGGDVLGEVQETSAVLQKILVPPMIEGELTSIASEGEYTVLEDIAEVATDKGDEKIQMLQKWPVRKGRPYVDKLDPDVPLVTGQRAQDTFFSVAKGGAAAIPGPFGSGKTVTQQQLAKWADADIVIYIGCGERGNEMTEVLTEFPYLDDPKTGNPLMDRTVLIANTSNMPVAAREACVYTGITIAEYYRDQGYDVALMADSTSRWAEAMREISGRLEEMPGEEGYPAYLASRLAQFYERAGRVNTIGTTSDVASITVVGAVSPPGGDLSEPVTQNTLRICKVFWALDASLADKRHFPSIDWLQSYSLYVDSIEGWWAENVAADWRETRDQAMILLQKESELQEIVQLVGPDALPEADQATLETTRMLREDFLQQNAFDDIDTYCPPVKQYNMLKTILLFHKEALAAVGRGVPIQNIVALPVKEEIGKMKYIPQDEFAAKCEEIQAAITKQCSEA is encoded by the coding sequence ATGATTATCGAAGGAAAAATTATTAAAATTGCTGGGCCTGTTATTATCGCGGATGGTATGAGAGGAGCTCAGATGTATGAAATGGTTAGAGTAGGTGAACAAAAGCTCATTGGGGAAATTATTGAGCTTGAAGGTGACACCGCTACCATTCAAGTATATGAAGAAACAGCTGGTATTCAACCAGGTGAAGTAGTTGAAAGTACTGGAGGTCCATTGTCTGTAGAACTTGGTCCTGGTGTAATGGGTTCCATTTTTGATGGTATTCAAAGGCCTTTAGAACTCATCAGAGAAGAATCTGGTGATTTCATTGCTAGGGGAGTAGATGCAGAATCTATCAGTAAAGAGAAAAAATGGACATTCAAACCAGTAGCTAAAGTTGGAGACAAAGTTAAAGGTGGAGATGTTCTTGGTGAAGTACAAGAAACTTCTGCAGTTTTACAAAAAATATTAGTTCCTCCAATGATTGAAGGTGAATTAACAAGCATTGCTTCTGAAGGTGAATACACAGTATTAGAAGACATTGCTGAAGTTGCAACTGATAAAGGTGACGAAAAAATCCAAATGCTTCAAAAATGGCCTGTAAGGAAAGGACGTCCATATGTGGATAAATTGGACCCTGATGTACCTCTTGTAACTGGTCAAAGAGCACAAGATACTTTCTTTTCAGTAGCTAAAGGTGGAGCAGCAGCTATTCCAGGTCCTTTCGGATCAGGTAAAACTGTTACCCAACAGCAATTAGCTAAATGGGCAGACGCAGATATTGTTATTTATATTGGATGTGGAGAACGTGGTAACGAAATGACTGAAGTACTTACTGAATTCCCATACCTTGATGACCCTAAAACTGGAAACCCATTAATGGACAGAACTGTTCTTATTGCAAACACTTCAAACATGCCGGTAGCAGCTCGTGAAGCATGTGTATACACAGGTATTACTATTGCTGAATATTACCGTGACCAAGGTTACGATGTAGCACTTATGGCTGATTCAACCTCAAGATGGGCTGAAGCTATGAGGGAGATTTCCGGAAGACTTGAAGAAATGCCTGGGGAAGAAGGTTACCCTGCATACTTAGCATCCAGACTTGCTCAATTCTATGAAAGAGCAGGAAGAGTAAACACTATTGGTACTACTTCTGATGTAGCTTCCATTACTGTTGTTGGTGCTGTATCACCTCCTGGTGGGGACTTATCTGAACCTGTTACTCAGAACACTTTACGTATCTGTAAAGTATTTTGGGCTTTAGATGCATCTCTTGCAGATAAACGTCACTTCCCTTCAATTGACTGGTTACAAAGTTATTCTTTATATGTAGACAGTATTGAAGGCTGGTGGGCTGAAAATGTAGCTGCTGATTGGAGAGAAACTCGTGATCAAGCTATGATTTTATTACAAAAAGAATCAGAACTTCAAGAAATTGTACAATTAGTTGGTCCTGATGCATTACCTGAAGCTGACCAAGCTACTTTAGAAACTACTCGTATGTTAAGAGAAGATTTCTTACAACAAAATGCATTTGATGACATTGATACATATTGTCCACCTGTCAAACAATACAATATGTTAAAAACTATTTTATTATTCCATAAAGAAGCTCTTGCAGCTGTTGGCAGGGGAGTTCCTATTCAAAACATAGTAGCATTACCTGTTAAAGAAGAAATTGGTAAAATGAAATACATTCCACAAGACGAATTTGCAGCTAAATGTGAAGAAATTCAAGCAGCTATTACTAAACAATGCAGTGAGGCTTAA
- a CDS encoding V-type ATP synthase subunit F yields MSSVAIIGDIDVVSGFRLGGVKRAEVANSAEEAVAAFDKILDEEISIIIITQVLANEIRNHINRKIGSSVLPMIIEIPDKDGSSEGSSDQMADLIKRVIGVEMVK; encoded by the coding sequence ATGAGTTCTGTAGCAATTATTGGAGATATTGATGTTGTATCAGGTTTTAGACTTGGTGGAGTTAAAAGAGCAGAAGTAGCTAATTCTGCTGAAGAAGCTGTCGCAGCTTTTGATAAAATTTTAGATGAAGAAATTTCAATTATAATTATTACTCAAGTATTAGCTAACGAAATTAGAAATCATATTAATAGGAAAATTGGTTCTAGTGTATTACCAATGATAATTGAGATACCTGATAAAGACGGGTCCTCTGAAGGATCATCTGATCAAATGGCAGATCTCATCAAAAGAGTTATTGGGGTAGAGATGGTTAAATGA
- a CDS encoding V-type ATP synthase subunit C, translating into MADEIATLISSAGLTNETFLVLCVIAVIVIGAIVVIITSRPILDIYPYLTPSASVRARKGRLFDEKQLSEIVETNNVHEFENYLKGVPDYADVLEEYPVDKALDIQCADTYEFVARIAPKEIRSSFVVMSKKTDINNIKSLLTAKEVGLTEEETEDLLIPRGVLYEDLRSLIDADGVTDVVTSLDGTEYAAVLEDALPKYENSGMVLALESALDKYYLESLLRSSNVPADENKQILFSYVGTQVDIANLKLIIRAKKDNLSYDDIAPYILEDGYQLREWKLKDLMESPDVTNVISGLEGTKYSDVLTDAMAKYNENASIAVFEKALDAYLSKSAKSLSMKKPLGIGPIIGYVSQKETEIKNLKIIARAKREAGFPNSKIMEMLI; encoded by the coding sequence ATGGCTGATGAAATTGCAACACTTATTAGTTCAGCAGGTCTTACAAATGAAACTTTCTTAGTTTTATGTGTAATTGCTGTTATCGTTATAGGTGCAATAGTCGTAATCATTACATCTAGACCAATTTTGGATATTTATCCATATCTTACTCCTAGTGCAAGCGTACGTGCAAGAAAAGGAAGATTATTTGATGAAAAACAATTATCTGAAATTGTTGAAACAAACAATGTTCACGAATTTGAAAATTATCTTAAAGGTGTTCCTGATTATGCTGACGTATTAGAAGAATATCCTGTTGATAAAGCATTAGATATTCAATGTGCTGATACTTATGAATTTGTAGCAAGAATTGCTCCAAAGGAAATTAGAAGTTCTTTTGTTGTAATGTCTAAAAAAACTGATATTAATAACATTAAAAGTCTTTTAACTGCTAAAGAAGTTGGCCTTACTGAAGAAGAAACTGAAGATTTATTAATTCCACGTGGAGTTTTATATGAAGATTTACGTTCTTTAATTGATGCTGACGGAGTAACTGATGTAGTTACAAGTTTGGACGGCACAGAATATGCTGCTGTATTAGAAGATGCTCTTCCAAAATACGAAAATAGTGGTATGGTTCTTGCATTAGAATCTGCTTTAGATAAATATTATTTAGAAAGTTTATTACGTTCTTCCAATGTTCCTGCTGATGAAAATAAACAAATTTTATTCTCATATGTTGGAACTCAAGTAGATATAGCTAATCTTAAATTGATTATAAGGGCAAAAAAAGACAATTTGTCTTATGATGATATTGCTCCTTATATATTAGAAGACGGTTACCAATTACGTGAATGGAAACTTAAAGATTTAATGGAATCTCCTGATGTTACAAATGTAATATCCGGTTTAGAAGGCACTAAATACTCTGATGTATTAACTGATGCTATGGCTAAATATAATGAAAATGCTTCCATTGCAGTATTTGAAAAAGCTTTAGATGCTTACTTGTCAAAAAGTGCAAAATCTTTATCTATGAAAAAACCATTAGGAATTGGTCCAATTATTGGTTATGTAAGTCAAAAAGAAACTGAAATTAAAAATTTAAAAATTATTGCAAGAGCAAAAAGAGAAGCTGGATTCCCTAACTCTAAAATTATGGAGATGTTAATATGA
- a CDS encoding V-type proton ATPase subunit E yields the protein MSSGTNKIVESIKSEAQEKADKIIQDAQAEIATINSDAEKTAEAEKNKILDNGKKQSDMKYQQIISEAKMNARRAELGAKEEVIEAAFAKATEDLKAKASSDDAEYSESLIKMIEEATEELGGGDLIVQVKESDVAKVEGHLKKLSADLATKTGVSTTLVLGEPIDAIGGAILKTRNGDIEVNNTIESRLDRFKGLLRSEVANVLFKN from the coding sequence ATGAGCTCAGGCACAAATAAAATTGTTGAAAGCATTAAGTCTGAAGCCCAGGAGAAAGCTGATAAAATTATTCAAGATGCACAAGCAGAAATAGCAACTATTAATAGTGATGCTGAAAAAACTGCTGAAGCAGAAAAGAATAAAATTTTAGATAATGGTAAAAAACAATCTGATATGAAATATCAGCAAATTATTTCCGAAGCTAAGATGAATGCTCGTAGAGCAGAATTAGGAGCTAAAGAAGAAGTCATTGAAGCAGCTTTTGCTAAAGCTACTGAAGATTTAAAAGCTAAAGCTTCTAGTGATGATGCAGAATATTCAGAATCCTTAATAAAAATGATTGAAGAAGCTACTGAAGAACTTGGTGGTGGAGATTTAATCGTTCAAGTTAAAGAATCTGATGTTGCGAAAGTTGAAGGTCATTTGAAAAAATTATCTGCAGACCTTGCAACTAAAACTGGTGTAAGCACAACCTTAGTATTAGGTGAACCTATTGATGCTATTGGTGGAGCTATACTCAAAACTAGAAATGGTGACATTGAAGTAAATAACACTATCGAATCTAGACTAGATAGATTTAAAGGATTATTACGTAGTGAAGTTGCTAATGTTTTATTTAAAAATTAG
- a CDS encoding ATP synthase subunit K (produces ATP from ADP in the presence of a proton gradient across the membrane; the K subunit is a nonenzymatic component which binds the dimeric form by interacting with the G and E subunits), which yields MVDIALGTALAAIGAGVAIGFAGLGSGLGQGMAAAGSVGAVAEDNDMFARGIIFSALPETQAIYGFLIAILLLVFSGLLGQGEGLSTEAGVVAIGVGAAIGFAGLGSGMGQGIAASSSVGAIVEDNDMFARGIIFSALPETQAIYGFLIAILLMVFGGILG from the coding sequence ATGGTGGATATTGCTTTAGGTACTGCTTTAGCAGCTATTGGTGCTGGAGTAGCAATTGGTTTCGCTGGATTAGGTTCCGGTTTAGGGCAAGGTATGGCAGCAGCTGGATCTGTAGGTGCAGTTGCAGAAGATAATGACATGTTTGCTAGAGGTATTATTTTCTCTGCATTGCCAGAGACTCAGGCTATTTATGGATTCTTGATTGCAATCTTATTATTAGTATTCTCTGGATTATTAGGTCAAGGAGAAGGTTTATCTACTGAAGCAGGTGTTGTAGCTATCGGTGTAGGTGCAGCTATTGGTTTCGCAGGTTTAGGTTCCGGTATGGGACAAGGTATCGCAGCATCCTCATCTGTAGGTGCTATTGTTGAAGATAATGACATGTTTGCTAGAGGTATTATTTTCTCTGCATTGCCAGAGACTCAGGCTATTTATGGATTCTTGATTGCAATCTTACTTATGGTATTCGGTGGAATATTAGGTTAA
- a CDS encoding V-type ATP synthase subunit I gives MFKTARMRKIRIVTLDEYISPTVSALHEQGLVQINEISDSIQQDPELAELVTPSKASAFTGKLSSLLMKTSAISELLGNSLSEGHGIKDTIKSFISPEMPIQKEVGDLDTEALINKAEDLLAQVESETKVIEGKFSALDSETSVLTSNKSLAKRLYNLDMDLALLKDSKYTSITVGRINAESASEIESNLSKLTDELDVFIVPNDDKETANIIVVTLKEFGEDVYSTLRKFDFERVEVSNVEGTPQQIISSADSRLVTIESERNSAKSDLRAIAERWDDDILSLKEELENEKEKNEILAAFVQTKDTYMLEAWVPVKDTDKVEQLVEKSSDGHCTFELIDVEGTDDEDVPILQTNKGYVKPYEVLVDMYSPVRYNAIDPTFFVAVVFPFLFGYCLTDAFYGAIVAIIGVVLVRGMGKLNDTMKSFGYILTACGIWAIILGLLTNGLLGDFTQRMLNYKLPTVVPAVEAFVHPDTILIIAIAIGIIYTNIGFVIGAINNFRYGEIKEAIGSQLCWFVLEAGIIFLVLGFMMPAIGMIGYGIGAVLIIACLAMLIYANGAYGVMDVFGFMGDVLSYARLLALCLATGGIAMTVNILTNLCNDMIPVIGIVLAIFIFIFGHIANFLFQILGAFINSLRLHYVEFFSQFYMEGKNKFQAFKANRTFTKLKN, from the coding sequence ATGTTCAAGACAGCTAGAATGCGTAAAATTAGAATCGTTACTCTTGATGAGTACATATCCCCTACTGTTAGTGCACTCCACGAACAAGGATTAGTACAAATCAACGAGATTTCTGATAGTATTCAGCAAGATCCTGAATTAGCGGAGTTAGTAACTCCTTCAAAAGCATCTGCTTTCACTGGTAAGTTATCTTCACTTTTAATGAAAACAAGTGCTATTTCTGAACTATTAGGAAATTCTTTATCCGAAGGCCATGGGATCAAAGACACAATAAAGTCTTTTATTAGTCCAGAAATGCCTATTCAAAAAGAAGTTGGGGATTTAGATACTGAAGCTTTAATAAATAAAGCAGAAGACCTTTTGGCTCAAGTTGAAAGTGAAACAAAAGTTATTGAAGGTAAATTTTCCGCACTCGACTCTGAAACAAGTGTATTGACTTCTAATAAAAGTTTAGCTAAGCGTTTATATAATTTAGACATGGACTTGGCTCTTTTAAAAGATTCTAAGTACACTTCCATAACTGTTGGTAGGATTAATGCTGAGTCTGCTTCAGAAATTGAAAGTAACTTAAGTAAATTGACTGATGAATTAGATGTTTTTATAGTCCCTAATGATGATAAAGAAACTGCAAATATTATCGTAGTGACTTTAAAAGAATTCGGCGAAGATGTTTATTCAACACTTCGTAAATTTGACTTTGAGAGAGTTGAAGTTTCCAATGTTGAGGGAACTCCACAGCAAATTATCTCAAGTGCTGATTCTAGATTGGTAACAATAGAATCTGAACGTAATTCAGCTAAAAGTGATTTAAGAGCTATTGCTGAAAGATGGGATGACGATATTTTATCTCTTAAAGAAGAATTAGAAAATGAAAAAGAAAAGAATGAAATACTTGCTGCTTTTGTTCAAACAAAAGATACCTATATGTTAGAAGCATGGGTACCTGTTAAAGATACTGATAAAGTTGAGCAATTAGTAGAAAAAAGTTCTGATGGACATTGTACCTTTGAATTAATTGATGTTGAAGGTACTGATGATGAAGATGTACCTATTTTACAAACTAATAAAGGTTATGTAAAACCTTATGAGGTTCTTGTGGATATGTATTCTCCAGTAAGATATAATGCTATAGATCCAACATTCTTTGTAGCAGTTGTGTTCCCGTTCTTATTCGGGTACTGTTTAACTGATGCATTTTATGGTGCTATTGTAGCTATCATAGGTGTTGTTTTAGTAAGGGGTATGGGTAAACTCAATGATACAATGAAATCATTCGGTTATATTCTTACAGCGTGTGGTATTTGGGCAATTATATTGGGTCTTCTAACTAATGGTTTGTTAGGAGATTTCACACAAAGAATGTTGAATTATAAGTTGCCTACTGTTGTGCCTGCTGTTGAAGCTTTTGTACATCCAGATACTATTTTAATAATAGCAATAGCTATTGGTATAATTTATACTAATATTGGTTTTGTTATTGGAGCTATCAATAATTTCAGATATGGAGAAATAAAAGAAGCTATTGGATCTCAGCTTTGCTGGTTTGTTTTAGAAGCCGGTATTATATTTTTAGTATTAGGATTTATGATGCCTGCAATAGGTATGATCGGATACGGAATTGGAGCAGTTTTAATAATTGCATGTCTTGCTATGTTAATATATGCTAATGGAGCTTATGGAGTTATGGATGTTTTCGGATTTATGGGAGATGTCTTGTCTTATGCTCGTCTTTTAGCATTATGTTTAGCTACAGGAGGTATTGCTATGACTGTAAATATCTTAACTAACTTATGTAATGATATGATTCCAGTTATTGGTATTGTTCTTGCAATTTTCATATTTATATTCGGACATATTGCAAACTTCTTGTTCCAAATTTTAGGTGCATTTATTAACTCTTTACGTCTTCATTACGTGGAGTTCTTTTCACAGTTCTATATGGAAGGTAAAAACAAGTTCCAAGCTTTCAAAGCAAACAGAACTTTTACAAAACTTAAAAATTAA
- a CDS encoding V-type ATP synthase subunit H produces MAEISEAIAMIKKAESDAEQLILDSESKSVDMINESKINAENIINEAKKAAEEEAKNTVFDAEDKAKKEAQSIAKDGEANVASLKEKAMANVDDAASIIVKNVL; encoded by the coding sequence ATGGCAGAGATATCAGAAGCTATCGCAATGATAAAAAAAGCTGAATCTGATGCTGAACAACTTATTCTTGATTCAGAGTCCAAATCTGTGGACATGATAAATGAATCAAAAATAAATGCTGAAAATATTATAAATGAGGCAAAAAAAGCAGCAGAAGAAGAAGCTAAAAATACTGTTTTTGATGCAGAAGACAAAGCTAAAAAAGAAGCACAATCTATTGCTAAAGATGGAGAAGCTAATGTAGCTTCCTTAAAAGAAAAAGCTATGGCAAATGTAGATGATGCTGCTTCTATTATTGTCAAAAATGTTTTATAG
- a CDS encoding nitroreductase family protein has protein sequence MDFDDVINKRYSVRGYLDKEVEDEKLEYVLKAATIAPTGVNNQPFKVFVIDTKKNKESLSEIYGAKWFVEAPYVLCVVANVDEAWTRPWDGKNIADIDATIVMDHIILAATNVGLGTCYIAAFKADKAREFLNLNDNEVPVLFTPLGYGNAEPRDTPRKEIDEFVEYI, from the coding sequence ATGGATTTTGATGATGTAATTAATAAAAGGTATAGTGTAAGAGGATATTTGGACAAGGAAGTTGAAGATGAAAAACTTGAATATGTATTGAAAGCAGCTACAATAGCTCCGACAGGAGTGAATAACCAGCCTTTTAAAGTGTTTGTAATTGACACTAAAAAAAATAAAGAATCTTTGTCTGAAATTTATGGGGCTAAATGGTTTGTGGAAGCTCCTTATGTATTATGTGTTGTAGCTAATGTTGATGAAGCATGGACAAGACCTTGGGACGGAAAGAACATAGCTGATATTGATGCAACTATTGTAATGGACCATATTATTTTGGCAGCTACTAATGTTGGACTTGGAACCTGTTACATTGCAGCATTTAAAGCTGATAAGGCCAGAGAATTTTTAAATTTAAATGATAATGAAGTTCCTGTATTGTTTACTCCTTTGGGATATGGAAATGCAGAACCAAGAGACACTCCAAGAAAAGAAATTGATGAATTTGTTGAATATATTTAG